From a region of the Triticum aestivum cultivar Chinese Spring chromosome 7D, IWGSC CS RefSeq v2.1, whole genome shotgun sequence genome:
- the LOC123166698 gene encoding uncharacterized protein, which yields MIPIEVPVFHRATSIKLDVHNLYLTPPAHGLEFPVLERLSVAGFRFDMDELVQRCPHLRVLEVGSGGGLYKIKVHSPTIEELVVDYECWVNGIDIMAPVLKKFELRTSMGSDFSVSFYAPMVENLWWDVSCPKLNVGIDVWRLRDLTLWKEESGNTLWLFIDAPTVYAPVAQRNFSQEIASLPNFSVLQLCLVTRGHIFGPLVLSLLGICTVIHKLKVAIDNDKCREVCPSNCPCEQSQNWRSQTISLPALEEVEIKGFEGNGDEIDFMKLLFRCTPLMTTMTVTLAPEVLPTSRGCEKTYRIFRENPSVKCRVYRSGGEEVLCP from the exons ATGATTCCTATCGAGGTTCCTGTCTTCCACCGCGCCACCTCGATCAAGCTGGACGTGCACAACCTATATCTAACACCGCCGGCCCATGGACTTGAGTTCCCTGTGCTGGAGAGGCTGTCCGTTGCTGGCTTCCGCTTCGACATGGATGAGCTTGTCCAGCGCTGCCCTCACCTGCGCGTACTAGAGGTGGGCAGCGGCGGGGGTCTCTATAAGATCAAAGTCCACTCACCGACCATCGAGGAGCTTGTCGTGGACTACGAATGTTGGGTGAACGGCATCGACATCATGGCACCTGTGCTTAAGAAGTTCGAGCTGAGGACCTCGATGGGCTCGGATTTCAGCGTGTCGTTCTACGCGCCGATGGTGGAGAATCTCTGGTGGGACGTTTCTTGCCCCAAGCTGAATGTCGGGATTGATGTCTGGCGCTTGCGCGACCTGACTCTGTGGAAGGAGGAGAGCGGCAATACCCTATGGTTGTTTATAGATGCTCCAACG GTATATGCACCAGTTGCGCAGCGGAACTTCAGTCAAGAGATAGCATCACTTCCCAACTTTTCTGTTCTGCAGCTATGTCTGGTAACACGGGGGCATATTTTTGGGCCCCTTGTGTTGAGTCTACTTGGGATCTGCACCGTAATACATAAGCTTAAGGTGGCCATAGACAACGACAAG TGCAGAGAAGTATGCCCATCAAATTGTCCTTGTGAGCAATCCCAAAACTGGAGAAGCCAAACTATCTCGTTGCCAGCTCTTGAAGAAGTAGAAATAAAAGGTTTCGAAGGAAATGGCGACGAAATTGATTTCATGAAACTTCTGTTCAGATGCACGCCTCTGATGACAACAATGACCGTGACACTGGCCCCTGAGGTTTTACCAACGAGCAGAGGATGCGAGAAAACCTACAGAATTTTTAGGGAAAACCCATCTGTGAAATGCCGTGTTTATCGCAGCGGTGGGGAGGAGGTTCTGTGCCCATGA